A genomic segment from Gadus morhua chromosome 4, gadMor3.0, whole genome shotgun sequence encodes:
- the LOC115542236 gene encoding FUN14 domain-containing protein 1 isoform X2, with translation MADVDQRAGKEEPEPESEDEVYEVVDLTEYARTHQWWSTVFGNNSGPIAEKYSVATQIMMGGGAGWCAGYLFQKVGKIAATAVGGGFLLLQIANHSGYVQVDWKKVEKDVNKAKKHLKKKAKKAAPEINSFIEEATDFIKRNIVVSSGFVGGFLLGLAS, from the exons ATGGCGGACGTGGATCAGAGAGCAG GAAAGGAAGAGCCGGAGCCAGAGAGTGAGGATGAGGTGTACGAGGTCGTGGACCTCACAGAATATGCTCGGACACACCAGTGGTGGAGCACTGTGTTTGGGAACAACTCCGGCCCCATCGCAGAGAAGTATTCTGTGGCCACGCAGATAATGATgggaggtggtgctggatg GTGTGCAGGTTACCTGTTCCAGAAGGTGGGGAAGATTGCTGCCACAGCTGTGGGGGGAGGGTTTCTCCTGCTCCAG ATAGCCAATCACAGTGGCTATGTGCAGGTGGACTGGAAGAAGGTGGAGAAGGATGTGAACAAGGCCAAGAAACACCTTAAGAAGAAGGCCAAGAAGGCAGCGCCAGAAATCAACTCTTTCATCGAGGAG GCGACCGACTTCATCAAGAGGAACATCGTGGTGTCCAGTGGCTTCGTGGGCGGCTTCCTGCTAGGCCTGGCCTCCTAA
- the LOC115542236 gene encoding FUN14 domain-containing protein 1 isoform X1 → MADVDQRAGKEEPEPESEDEVYEVVDLTEYARTHQWWSTVFGNNSGPIAEKYSVATQIMMGGGAGWCAGYLFQKVGKIAATAVGGGFLLLQIANHSGYVQVDWKKVEKDVNKAKKHLKKKAKKAAPEINSFIEEVKATDFIKRNIVVSSGFVGGFLLGLAS, encoded by the exons ATGGCGGACGTGGATCAGAGAGCAG GAAAGGAAGAGCCGGAGCCAGAGAGTGAGGATGAGGTGTACGAGGTCGTGGACCTCACAGAATATGCTCGGACACACCAGTGGTGGAGCACTGTGTTTGGGAACAACTCCGGCCCCATCGCAGAGAAGTATTCTGTGGCCACGCAGATAATGATgggaggtggtgctggatg GTGTGCAGGTTACCTGTTCCAGAAGGTGGGGAAGATTGCTGCCACAGCTGTGGGGGGAGGGTTTCTCCTGCTCCAG ATAGCCAATCACAGTGGCTATGTGCAGGTGGACTGGAAGAAGGTGGAGAAGGATGTGAACAAGGCCAAGAAACACCTTAAGAAGAAGGCCAAGAAGGCAGCGCCAGAAATCAACTCTTTCATCGAGGAGGTAAAG GCGACCGACTTCATCAAGAGGAACATCGTGGTGTCCAGTGGCTTCGTGGGCGGCTTCCTGCTAGGCCTGGCCTCCTAA